A section of the Saccopteryx leptura isolate mSacLep1 chromosome 6, mSacLep1_pri_phased_curated, whole genome shotgun sequence genome encodes:
- the RNASE6 gene encoding ribonuclease K6, whose product MVLDLLERFSLFLLVLGLWGPVCPLYAVPPGLTKAQWFKIQHLQISPLQCDIAMRRVNSYNQQCKDQNTFLHDSFQNVATTCTTPAIRCKNGWNNCHQSPKPIKMTHCNSTGGTYPRCAYKDAAQYKLFIIACDPPQRGDPPYPLVPVHFDKIV is encoded by the coding sequence ATGGTGCTGGATCTCCTGGAAcgcttttctcttttcctattaGTGCTGGGACTATGGGGGCCAGTGTGTCCACTTTATGCTGTGCCTCCGGGTCTCACCAAGGCTCAATGGTTTAAAATTCAGCATTTACAGATAAGTCCTCTCCAGTGCGACATAGCAATGCGTAGAGTCAATAGTTATAATCAGCAGTGTAAGGATCAAAACACCTTTCTGCACGACTCCTTTCAGAACGTGGCTACTACCTGTACGACGCCTGCGATTCGCTGCAAGAATGGCTGGAACAATTGCCATCAGAGCCCAAAGCCTATTAAAATGACTCATTGCAATAGCACTGGAGGGACGTATCCTCGCTGTGCCTACAAAGATGCTGCCCAGTACAAGCTCTTCATTATTGCCTGTGACCCTCCTCAGAGAGGTGACCCCCCCTATCCGTTGGTTCCCGTACACTtcgataagattgtttaa